DNA sequence from the Pungitius pungitius chromosome 16, fPunPun2.1, whole genome shotgun sequence genome:
tttaaatctttattttattatagtttttatCAATACATTGTGTCTTAATTTGAAGTCTTTTTGTAATATCTAAAGCGAAGTGAGGGGACAATAATATGACACCTATACCAGTCAGGTTGTTGGGGAAGGACCAGTTTTTATGGTTTGTGGCTTTAACAAAATGAATCAGTCCAAATTTGAATAATCGCAAAGAAAACAATACTAGGCTGTTTATTTGTCGTAGAAGAATAAcatgggggggaaggggggggctaTGGTGTCCCCAACACTGAGGAAGTTCAATGGAAATCTTCTGAATAGTGTGAATCAATACACTGCGAGTGTGAAACTGTCCTTGGAGAAAATGGCGCGCTGTGTCCATAAAGCATTCGTTTGACACAAGTTAAGAGTTTTTTTCCAGCCGCGTTGCACTTAGTGACCTTTAAGATCATTGCGTCTGGGATGATGTCAAGTGAAACTCCTTATGAATACAGCCGTAGGCCCAACAgcattggggggtggggggaggggggcctaaatgatgcgtgtgtgcgtgtgctttaGTTCATTTGGTGGTTACTGCCTTAAATCAATGATTTGTGGGAGTTTAATAATTAAACTACAGAGTCAAGCGGTTAAACGATATAGTGCCATAAACTCAGTGACACAGTATGGGATTTCTAACTACGACACTGGAAACAGTCCAAACAGCAAAGCGTCTCTCTTAAGTCTGGTGAGGATCGATCGAATTCTTCTAACCCTCTGGTTCTGCAGGAAGGAGGAAGTCAGAAGTGCCTCTTATTCTGCAAACAGCTCGCAGTCATGAAGACACAGCGATGTTCAGATCGTGTGCTTAAAACGTgtctttgttgctttgtttttcctccgcacacacacgcacaggatTTAAGTTACAATGCTACTTTTGCTACAGATTGCAGACATTGCAAATTTTAAAGTAAACATGAAACTTTACTTAAAACATACTAACTTACATAAAAAGTAGtgacagttatttaaaaagactTTATAACAAGGTATGTTTTATAACCACGGTCAAGCACCTTTCaattatatttctttttaatattatGTATGTTAACTAATATTAAATTCAGTCAACTTTATTCTGATCTATTGGAAAACCAAATTGTATCCTTTGACTTTATTATTTGCATTAGAATTAATTGGTGATGACTTCAAAAAGGGAAGGACACACTCCAACCACAACGGAATGGAGtttataataatgataataataataataataatgggcACAATGACTAACTTTTCTTTACTAAGAGTGCAGGCGTTTGTGAGGATTTGTAAACGAATGGTTGAAGGAAGCACGAAGCTGTTTTTAGTCCAGCTCACTCTTGCTCCGACAGCTCGGGAGCAGTTgtgataaaaagaaagaaagaaagaacaggaACGTCTGCCAACTCACGATGTGAACGAAGTCGACCGGCGTCGCGATGTACAAGTCCCAGTCCAGCTTGTCCAGAATGATCCTCTCCATGCGAAGAATCTCCGCTGTCGAAAAGTTGCATCCGCTCTGCACGACCAGATCCGGAACGGAACCGATCACCTGTTTAAAGAGAGAGCCACCGACAAAAAGGGAACCAATAAAACGTATTGTTTGGAAATAGCGTTGACGTTaggtgccttttttttgtccatccCAATATCCTACCTCGTCTTCCTCGTTGATTTTGGCAGCCAGCACCAATGAGGTAAAAGCTATGCATTTCAGGTATTTGGTTTGGgcctgtgaaaaataaaatacatgattTGATTCTTAAGAACCAGAAACATTGCTGTTAAAAGGTCAGGGAGGTTTTGGTCCAGCAGTAATTTATCATGATTAAACAGCTGTTTAAGAAGTCACTGTAATGTAAACTATAGATTAAATGTGTTCCCTTTGAATTTAATACAGGCTTGAATCTTCGGCGTGGGGCTTTATTGATTCAAATAGAAACAAAAGAAGTGAAACTAAACAAAGTAGATTTTAGACCTGGGACCAAAAGTTGGTCGTGAGGTCACACGTCGTCGACGACGTTGTACCTTGACAGTGGACAGCAATCGGCTGAGGACACACACTCCCAGCGCAAAGGTCTCCGGACAGAAATGGAACATCCGGTTCATTTCTCCGAGCCACAGGATCATTTCTTGGTGCTGTGAGGAAGAGACGTCAGCACCCTGCACGTGGATAAAGGACACATTCACCAGTTAATACGAATGATTTGACATGCAaatccttttgtgtgtttgggattaGTCATCCCGCCTGTTAATGTTTTAATAacgccctttaaaaaaaaaaaacaccccaagTGGTCTCACCTGGACGCCTCCGTTCTTGAAGACCGGCACCTTCCAGAGGCGGGTCTCCCGGAGCAGGGCGGCCTCCAGCAGGCCCGCCAAGCGCCGGCTCCCCGCGGCTCCCGGGTTCTTCATCGGCCCCGCGGCGCGGGGGCCCACacacctgaggaagaggaggcagcggAGAAGAGATCACAATGGGAGCAGaacatggaagaagaagaagaagaaaaaaaaaggtaaggcCTCAAGAAAAATGGAGTCACTCAGGAGGTGTGTCAGTGATAAACATTACTCATCCAGCTGAGATGTAGATgtattttatatgtataaagGGTGTCACGTTGTAGTCTGTAGATATGTTATATGTGAATCAGAGGGGATACAGTCAGGCCTGACAGTTCTGCCCGGGCAGAAACTTGAACAGGTCATTTTTAGTATTTCACAGTCACTGTTTGGTGAACTCTTCGCTCGATGCAGAAGGCTGGAAATCGCtcactttgcaaaaaaaaaaaaaaaaaaacaccccccaaaaaacaacttcGCCATTTGCAAGGCGGTGCAGCTTGGAGCCGACTGGTTCAATGCAAAGCGTTTAAAACAAGTGGCGTGTGACTTTGTCGCCGTGCGTGAGATGCTGCACGTAGCGCAGgcgggatgatgatgatgatgatgatgatgcgggCTGCGGTTGATGCTGCAgccaaatgtccttttttttcgttttgttttttgttgcgtgttttctttttgttttgtcgttGACTGAACTGCGGTCTTACCTCTTCGACTCCAAACGCGGGATATCCCCTCGACGACGGGTGCATTTAGAGGCTTTTTTTATGATCTCAACGAGTCCATATTCACCGAAAGCCACAAACAGGCGAACGAACAACAGTCGGCGCGCCGTTTAGAGAATCCCGACGAAAAAAGCGCGTTTCCGGGGGGAGAAAACGGAAATCTGCCGCATCATCTGAGAAGAGCGAATCaagataaaacattaaaaaaaagccgtTAAAGCGAGAAGTACTTCAAAAAAAAGAGGCGCTAAGGGCGGCGAAAAGAAGcgctaaacaaaaagaaggcAGGAAGCAAAAAATcagggggggggattgagagCAAGCTGTGTTTTGAACGCGCTTGGCTCCGCCCCGCCGTGACGTCACTGCTTCTCCAGAA
Encoded proteins:
- the LOC119215080 gene encoding cyclin-I-like translates to MKNPGAAGSRRLAGLLEAALLRETRLWKVPVFKNGGVQGADVSSSQHQEMILWLGEMNRMFHFCPETFALGVCVLSRLLSTVKAQTKYLKCIAFTSLVLAAKINEEDEVIGSVPDLVVQSGCNFSTAEILRMERIILDKLDWDLYIATPVDFVHIVSWQTFLFFLSFFLSQLLPSCRSKSELD